A section of the Pedobacter sp. HDW13 genome encodes:
- a CDS encoding AraC family transcriptional regulator, whose amino-acid sequence MGSALVGPSLYYFIQSALVPDQKSTMVQKGVYLFWFLAITIAGIIAPYDNRPDMWENYIGTVVSAQFTIYILLSAWLLRSVIITLFTKRDKLSITEKLLLSVFAGNIIVPAAFKLSIFSFFNGPCISGALFFSLVLYLNFFLFVSERKNSNILSGNPDLPKYANKKIATEQAKALTQKLQKLILEEELYKNPDLKLNDLAKKINISSHQLSQLLNDNLGKSFAAYINEFRIDEACELIINDKGIKLEAIGYEVGFNAKSTFYTAFKKHKQTTPTLYKEQLSVASSN is encoded by the coding sequence ATGGGAAGTGCCTTAGTGGGGCCCTCGCTTTATTATTTCATTCAATCGGCATTGGTACCGGATCAGAAAAGTACAATGGTCCAAAAAGGGGTTTATCTGTTTTGGTTTTTGGCCATTACAATTGCGGGCATAATAGCACCTTATGATAACCGACCTGATATGTGGGAAAATTACATCGGAACAGTCGTTTCTGCACAATTTACCATCTATATCTTATTATCAGCCTGGTTGCTAAGAAGTGTTATTATTACCTTATTTACCAAACGAGACAAACTTTCTATAACCGAAAAGCTATTGTTATCTGTATTTGCAGGTAACATAATTGTTCCGGCTGCATTTAAGTTATCTATTTTCTCTTTTTTTAACGGGCCCTGTATTAGTGGGGCCTTATTTTTCTCACTGGTTCTTTATCTAAATTTTTTCTTGTTTGTTAGCGAAAGAAAAAACAGCAATATTTTATCTGGCAACCCCGATTTACCCAAGTATGCCAACAAAAAGATTGCTACGGAGCAGGCCAAAGCCTTAACCCAAAAACTCCAAAAACTTATTCTGGAGGAAGAACTTTACAAAAATCCGGACCTCAAGTTAAATGACCTTGCCAAAAAAATCAATATTTCGAGCCACCAGCTATCTCAGTTACTTAACGATAATTTAGGAAAAAGCTTTGCAGCCTACATTAACGAATTTAGAATAGATGAGGCCTGCGAACTGATCATCAACGATAAAGGCATTAAACTCGAGGCTATTGGTTACGAAGTGGGCTTTAATGCCAAATCTACTTTTTACACCGCTTTTAAAAAGCATAAACAAACAACCCCAACACTTTATAAAGAACAGCTATCTGTTGCTTCATCAAACTAA